From Triticum aestivum cultivar Chinese Spring chromosome 4A, IWGSC CS RefSeq v2.1, whole genome shotgun sequence, a single genomic window includes:
- the LOC123082499 gene encoding receptor-like protein EIX2: MAAELGHLARAAAAILCLLIFHVAPADSLAKARVSGGTGTCISRELDALLSFKEGLLDPTGRLSSWHGVDCCQWHGVRCSSRTGHVIKLNLRNTYTDNYYNYMLNSLSLSRDEMSSSLAALQKLRYLDLSGNDFNGTSIPVFVGSLENLRYLNLSLSSFSGRIPSQLGNLSNLQYLDIGSDFFNEVKVMDLAWLSRLSMLSHVVLRGVDLPAVRNWFHMVNMLASLKALRLVNCGLTNTVAATSVSISNLTHLEVLDLSFNSFNTSLEHSWFWDLTSLKELYLSSCYWHGSIPKQLGNMTNLQVMDFDQNDLVGLIPSNLENLCNLKVLDFSRNNISASIGEFMDRLPRCSWSTIQILSMDETNMIGKLPIWIGNMTSLSVLSASGNMITGTVPLGVGALGNLTSLDLGYNKIDGVLRKEHFSGLLNLEYLDLWENSLHMDIEPNWGPPFRLKVLRLKSCTVGPRFPEWLRWQTDIDSLALQDAKLDDVIPDWFWVTFSRAGYLDASGNMLRGSLPANLQHMSANMLSLVSNNLTGQVPRLFPINITDIYLSSNYFSGSLPSELEAPLLGGLLLADNQITGTIPSSMCQLTSLMRLDLSGNKLTGDVMQCWKESDNNSSAFGANSADQFGSYMGTLALNNNDLSGEFPKFLQRASQLMFLDLSHNRFFGTLPMWLPEKMPRLEILRVRSNIFSGHIPKNLTFLGNLHYLDMAYNNISGSIPWSLSNLDAMVNIRHRLLQPLLEESMPVIIKGQTREYTFQSYNLLVNLDLSCNSLTGQIPEEISLLIGLTGLNLSGNQLIGKIPNKIGDLKRLESLDLSYNELSGEIPSSLSALTSLSHLNLSYNNLSGPVPSGQQLQILDNLNYTYIGNPDLCGYPLSKNCSASTTDVKQSLGHEDADHISYLYLGMGIGFVVGLWVVFCTMLLRRTWVIAYFQVIDKLYDEAYVRVVITWARLMKKTHDDAA, translated from the coding sequence ATGGCTGCTGAGCTTGGGCATCTCGCCCGAGCAGCTGCAGCAATTCTCTGCCTGTTGATTTTCCATGTTGCACCGGCTGATTCCCTTGCTAAAGCGAGGGTATCAGGTGGGACTGGAACCTGCATCAGCAGGGAGCTTGATGCGCTTTTGTCCTTCAAGGAAGGCCTTCTCGACCCTACTGGCCGTCTGTCGTCATGGCATGGCGTAGATTGCTGTCAGTGGCATGGTGTCCGGTGCAGCAGCAGAACAGGCCATGTCATCAAGCTCAACCTCCGCAACACCTACACTGACAACTACTACAACTACATGTTGAACAGCCTAAGCTTGTCGAGAGATGAGATGAGCTCATCTTTGGCTGCTCTGCAAAAGTTGAGGTATCTTGATCTGAGTGGGAATGACTTCAATGGCACCAGCATACCTGTGTTTGTGGGCTCTCTGGAGAACCTAAGGTACCTCAACCTCTCGTTGTCAAGTTTTAGTGGGAGAATACCTTCACAACTTGGTAATCTCTCAAATTTGCAATATCTTGATATTGGTAGTGATTTTTTCAATGAGGTCAAAGTAATGGATCTTGCATGGTTGTCGCGTCTATCAATGTTGAGTCATGTTGTCTTGAGAGGAGTGGACCTCCCTGCTGTGCGGAATTGGTTTCACATGGTTAACATGCTTGCTTCTCTAAAAGCGCTCCGCTTAGTAAATTGTGGCCTTACAAACACAGTGGCTGCTACTTCAGTATCAATATCAAACCTCACACATCTTGAAGTCCTTGATCTATCATTCAACTCATTTAACACATCACTAGAGCACAGCTGGTTTTGGGATCTCACAAGCCTTAAGGAACTTTACCTATCATCTTGCTACTGGCATGGATCTATTCCTAAACAACTGGGAAACATGACTAACCTTCAAGTCATGGATTTTGATCAGAATGATCTTGTGGGTTTGATACCGAGCAACTTGGAAAATTTGTGCAATTTGAAAGTGCTTGATTTCAGCCGTAACAACATTAGTGCGAGCATAGGGGAGTTCATGGATCGATTGCCGAGGTGCTCATGGAGTACTATACAAATATTGTCAATGGATGAGACAAATATGATCGGAAAACTGCCAATATGGATCGGGAACATGACCAGCCTCAGTGTTCTTTCAGCCAGTGGAAACATGATAACTGGTACTGTACCATTGGGAGTTGGAGCCCTTGGTAACTTGACATCGTTGGATCTCGGCTACAATAAAATCGATGGTGTGCTCAGGAAGGAGCATTTTTCTGGTTTACTGAATTTAGAGTATCTGGACTTGTGGGAGAACTCGTTGCACATGGATATTGAACCAAATTGGGGTCCTCCGTTTAGACTAAAGGTCCTACGCTTAAAGTCATGCACAGTGGGTCCCCGTTTTCCAGAGTGGCTTAGATGGCAGACTGACATTGATTCTCTTGCTCTCCAAGATGCAAAGTTGGATGACGTTATTCCTGATTGGTTTTGGGTGACATTTTCACGAGCTGGGTACTTGGATGCATCAGGAAACATGTTGCGTGGTTCATTACCGGCGAATCTACAACACATGTCAGCAAACATGTTAAGTCTGGTCTCCAATAATCTTACAGGTCAAGTTCCACGGCTCTTTCCTATAAATATAACAGATATATATCTGTCTTCAAACTATTTCTCGGGGTCATTGCCATCGGAGCTAGAAGCTCCACTACTCGGAGGATTGTTGCTTGCAGATAATCAAATTACAGGCACCATTCCATCGTCCATGTGCCAATTGACTAGTCTGATGCGGTTGGACCTATCGGGGAACAAATTAACAGGAGATGTTATGCAGTGCTGGAAGGAGTCAGATAACAATTCTTCGGCGTTCGGTGCAAACTCTGCTGATCAATTTGGTTCATATATGGGTACTCTAGCATTGAACAACAATGATCTCTCAGGTGAATTCCCTAAATTTCTTCAAAGGGCCTCACAACTGATGTTCCTTGATCTTTCACACAATAGGTTCTTTGGAACATTGCCAATGTGGTTACCAGAAAAAATGCCACGCTTGGAAATCTTAAGGGTGAGATCAAACATATTCAGTGGCCATATTCCTAAGAACCTTACTTTTCTAGGAAATCTTCACTATTTGGACATGGCCTATAACAATATATCAGGCAGTATACCATGGTCACTATCAAACTTGGATGCCATGGTCAATATTAGGCATAGGCTTTTACAACCTCTTCTTGAGGAGAGCATGCCAGTCATCATAAAAGGACAGACACGTGAATATACCTTTCAAAGCTACAATCTACTGGTGAATCTTGATCTTTCATGTAACAGTTTAACAGGACAGATTCCCGAGGAGATAAGTTTGCTCATTGGGCTCACCGGTCTGAACTTATCTGGTAATCAGTTGATCGGCAAAATTCCAAACAAGATTGGCGATCTGAAGCGGTTGGAGTCCCTCGATCTATCCTACAACGAGTTATCTGGTGAAATCCCATCAAGTTTGTCAGCTTTAACCTCTCTGAGCCACTTGAACTTGTCGTATAACAATTTATCAGGCCCGGTACCATCCGGGCAACAACTACAGATTCTCGACAACCTGAACTATACCTACATTGGCAACCCTGACCTCTGTGGCTACCCTCTCTCCAAGAACTGCTCTGCTAGTACTACTGATGTGAAGCAAAGTCTCGGCCATGAAGATGCAGATCATATCTCATATCTCTACCTTGGGATGGGCATAGGATTTGTGGTCGGCCTTTGGGTGGTGTTCTGCACCATGTTACTGAGGAGAACCTGGGTGATTGCCTACTTTCAGGTCATCGACAAGCTGTATGATGAGGCCTATGTGCGGGTGGTTATAACTTGGGCTCGCCTGATGAAGAAGACCCACGACGACGCAGCGTGA